A section of the Alligator mississippiensis isolate rAllMis1 chromosome 8, rAllMis1, whole genome shotgun sequence genome encodes:
- the LOC102565396 gene encoding protein shisa-1 yields MERGLLCVLVLLIILWGASGQDGEYCHGWVDSSQLWHKGFQCPERYDIPQATLCCGTCSLRYCCSSREARLDQGLCPNDHEQSSPMPPSVPMYLPFLLVGSVFVAFIVIGILIGLCCCRCLKSQDEEQQNGSAPIQSRLLEADPPSRLSSSSSSSATRVSLGGHTQTNNICMSMAPPFPVIGCSQFLPPPSTSGLLQAPCINYGIPTDHAAVMTPTPFLSRTVHGQISNSYSLSAMHDDGRMCSGVYI; encoded by the exons ATGGAGAGGGGGCTGCTGTGTGTCCTGGTACTGCTGATCATCCTCTGGGGGGCCTCTGGCCAGGATGGGGAGTATTGCCATGGCTGGGTAGATAGCTCACAGCTCTGGCACAAGGGTTTCCAGTGTCCAGAGCGCTATGACATCCCACAGGCTACCCTGTGCTGTGGCACCTGCAGCCTGCGCTACTGCTGCTCATCTAGAGAGGCTCGACTGGACCAAGGCTTGTGTCCTAATGACCACGAACAGAGCAGTCCTATGCCTCCATCAG TGCCCATGTACTTGCCTTTCCTCCTTGTTGGATCTGTATTTGTGGCTTTCATCGTCATTGGAATCCTTATTGGACTTTGCTGCTGCAGGTGTTTGAAATCACAAGATGAGGAGCAGCAAAATGGGTCTGCACCAATCCAGAGTCGGCTGCTAGAAGCTGATCCTCCTTCTCGGCTCTCCAGTTCTAGCTCTAGTTCTGCCACCAGAGTTTCCTTGGGTGGTCATACTCAGACCAACAATATCTGCATGAGTATGGCTCCACCTTTTCCTGTCATAGGATGCTCCCAGTTCTTGCCACCTCCATCAACCAGTGGACTCCTGCAGGCCCCATGTATTAATTATGGAATACCAACTGATCACGCTGCAGTCATGACACCCACTCCTTTCCTTAGCAGAACAGTTCATGGCCAGATTTCTAACTCTTACTCCCTAAGTGCAATGCATGATGACGGAAGGATGTGTTCAGGAGTCTACATCTAA